CGGCAGCCAGCCGTTGGGCCCGCGTTCGCGCGCCCCCTGGATCAGCGGTTTGATGGTGCGCACCGCCACGGGGCTCTGCCGCGCCACCTTGGCTGCCAGCAGCAGGGCGGTGCCACGGGCTTCGCCACTGTCCACCACCTGTTCCACCAGGCCGATGCGCAGGGCGGTCTCGGCGTCCACCCGCTCGCCGCAGAGGATCATGCGCTTGGCCCAGCCTTCGCCCACCAGCCAGGGCAGCGCCTGGGTGCCGCCGGCGCAGGGCAGGAGGCCGACCGTGGCTTCCGGCAGGCCCATCTGGGCCTGGCGTTCGGCGATGCGGATGTCGCAGGCCAGGGCGCACTCCAGTCCGCCGCCCATGGCGTAGCCATTGATGGCGGCGATGGAGACGCCACGGAAGTCCCGCAGGGCCTCGAAGGCTTCGCCGAATCGACGGGCCATTTCGCGGGCGCGGGCCTTGTCGCCGTCGGCGAAGAGGTTGAGGTCGGCGCCGGCGCTGAAGAACTTCTGGCCCTGGCCGGTCACCACCAGGGCGTAGATGCCGTCGTCATGGTTCAGGTGCTCGATCAGTTGCTTGAGGCCGATCAGCGACTCACGGTCCCAGGTGTTGGCCGGCGGGTGGTTGATGGTGATCAGCGCGGTGTGCCCGTGCTTCTCCACGGTGAGCTTGTGGGTCAGGTCGAAGATGCCGGGCTGATAGGGTTCTACGGCGGTGCTCATGCAGTTCTCCTTGGATCGTCACGACAGGCGGTCGAGGCTGCCGCCCTGTTCCAGTAAACGACGCGCCACGATGACGCGCATGATTTCATTGGTGCCCTCCAGGATCTGGTGCACCCGGGTGTCCCGTACCCAGCGTTCCAGCGGGTAGTCGTTCAGGTAACCGTAGCCGCCGTGGAGCTGCAGGGCCTCGTTGCAGAGTTCGAAACACTGATCGGTGGCGAAGCGCTTGGCCATGGCGCAATGCAGGCTGGCCTCGGCGTGCCCCTGGTCGAGGTGATGGGCGGCCAGTCGCACCATCTGGCGGCTGGCGGTCAGCGCCGTGAGCATGTCGGCCAGTTTGAACTGCAGCGCCTGGAACTGCGCCAGGGCCTTGCCGAACTGCTTGCGCTCCTCGACGTAGCGAAGGCTCTGCTCCAGGGCCGCCTGGGCGGCGCCAAGGGAGCAGCTGGCGATATTGAGGCGGCCGCCGTCCAGCCCCTTCATGGCGTAGACGAAGCCCTGGCCTTCCGGGCCGATGCGGTTGCCGGCGGGAATGCGCACCGCCTCGAAGGTGATGGTGCGGGTGGGTTGGGCACGCCAGCCCATCTTGTCCTCGTTGCGGCCGTAGCGGATGCCCTCGGCATCGGCCGGCACCAGGAAGCAGGAAATGCCCTTGGCGCCGTCGTCCCCGGTGCGTGCCATCACCACCAGGACCTGGGTGCTGCCGGCGCCGGAAATGAAGCACTTGCTGCCGTCCAGCACATAGTGATCGCCATCGCGTCGGGCGCGGGTGCGCAGGTGGGCGGCATCGGAGCCGGCATCCGGCTCGGTCAGGCAGTAGGAGGCCAGCCGTTCGCCGCTGATCAGGCTGGGCAGCCATTGGGCCTTGAGTGCGGGGTCGCCGAAGGAGGCGAGCATCCAGGCGGCCATGTTGTGGATGGTGAGGTAGGCGGTGGTCGCCACGCAGCCTGCCGCCAGCTGCTCGAAGATCAGCGAGGCGGAAAGCCGGGAGAGGCCGAGGCCGCCGTCCTCCTCGGCGATGTAGAGGCCCAGGTAGCCCTGTTCGGCGGCGCGCCGGATGACGTCCAGGGGGAAGTGGTGCTCGCGGTCCCAGTCGGCGGCGTGGGGCGCCAGTTCGTGTTGGGCGAAGGCGCGGGCGCTCTCCACCAGCAGGCGTTGTTCTTCGGTGAGGTTGAAATCCATAGGTCTAGGTCTTGGTCGCTATAAGCCGAATCATGCGGAAGCGCGCTTGCGATCCGTTCGGGGTCGCGCGCGGAACGCACTCCCGCGGTCCTATTTCAGGTGGATGGTCATGTTCGGGCCAGTCACCGGTGCATCGTCGAACCAGCGACTGGTCACCGTCTTGGTCTCGGTGTAGAAGCGCACCGCCTGTTTGCCGTAGGCGTGCAGGTCGCCGTAGAAGGAGCCCTTCCAACCCGTGAAGGAGAAGAAGGGCAGGGGCACCGGAATGGGCACGTTGATGCCCACCTGGCCCACTTCCACCGCGTGCTGGAAGTGCCGCGCGGCGCCTCCGGAGCGGGTGAACAGGCTGGTGCCGTTGCCGTAGGGGTTGGCGTTCACCAGGGCGATGGCCTCGTCCAGGGTGTCCACTTCCAGGCAGATCAGCACCGGACCGAATATTTCCTCCCGGTACAGGCCCATTCGGGTGGTCACGCCCCGGAACAGGGTCGGGCCCAGCCAGTTGCCCTGGGGGAAACCCTCCACCTCACAGCGGGAGCCGTCCAGCAGGCACTCGGCGCCCTCGGCCTTGCCCTCGGCGATCAGGCGCAGGACCCGTTGCCGGGCCTGCTGGCTGATGAGCGGGCCGAAGGCGGCCTGGGCATCCTTCCAGTGGCCGGGGCGCAGGGTCGCCATCTGTTCCGCCAGTTCGGGAATCCAGGCCCGCGATTCACCCACGAACACGGCCACGCTGATGGCCATGCAGCGCTGGCCGGCGGCGCCGCAACTGGCGCCGACCAGGTTGCTCAGCACCTGCTCCTTGTGGGCGTCGGGCAGCACCACCATGTGGTTCTTGGCGCCGGCGAAGGCCTGCACCCGTTTCAGGTGCGCGGTGCCGGTGCGGTAGATGTGCTGGCCCACCGGCACCGAGCCGACGAAGGAAATGGCCCGCACGTCGGGGTGCGTGAGCAGGGCGTCCACCTGCTCGCGGCCACCGTGGAGCACCTGCAGCACCCCCCCGGGCGCACCCGCTTCGAGGAAGAGTTCGGCCAGGCGATTGGGGGTCAGCGGGTCCTGCTCGGAGGGCTTGAGGACGAAGGTGTTGCCGCAGGCGATGGCCAGGGGAAACATCCACAGCGGGATCATCGCGGGGAAATTGAAGGGGGTGATGCCGACGCACACGCCGAGGGGTTGCACCCAGCTGGCGATGTCGATGTCGCGGGCGATGTTTTCCGCCGTCTCACCCATCATCAGGCTGGCCACATTGGCGGCATGCTCGACCACCTCGATGCCGCGCCAGACGTCGCCCTTGGCGTCGGCGAAGGTCTTGCCGGTCTCGCGGGCCAGCAACTCGGCCAGTTCGTCGTGGTGTTCCTTGAGCAGTTGCTGGTAGCGCAGCATCAGGCGGGCCCGTTCGGGCACCGGCACCTCGCGCCAGCTGGCGAAGGCGGACTGGGCGCTGGCCACCGCGGCCTCGATTTCTTCCGCCGTGGCCTTGGGCGCCAGGGCGAGGACATCCTGGGTCGCCGGATCGGTCACTTCGATCAGTTCGCGGGCGCGGCTTTCGCGCCACTGTCCGTCGATCAGTTGGGGGATGGTCCTGGGCATCTCGCACTCCACCCGCCAGGCGGGACCTTGTGGTTTCTTGTTCTTATAGCGGCCGCCGAGCCACTTGTGGATTGACGATCTTGGGTGGGGGATGGACGATCTTGGTACTGCGGCCATCCACAAGAACGACCATGAACCGCTTCGTCGAAACCTCCAACTGGCCCCTTCCGGCCAATGGCGTGCGTTTCACCACGCCGCCACGCCTGCGTCGGCTGCTGGCCCGCCACCCGCTGACTTCCGCCTGTTATCCACTGGCGCTGGGCTATTACCCCGAGGCCCGGGGGCACCGCATGGAGCGCCAGGCGCCGGAGGATTACCTCCTGATCTACTGCCGTGCCGGCCAGGGCTGGCTGGACAGCGAGGATGGACGATTCGAGGTGGCGGGTGGTGACCTGCTGCTGCTGCCTCGGGGGCAGGCCCACGCCTACGGCGCCGACCCCCAGCGTCCCTGGAGCATCTACTGGGTGCATTTCGAGGGCGAGCTGGTGGCGGACTACCTGCGCCCCCTGGGGAGCGCGCCGCTGCGCAGGATCGGCGCCCAGCCGCGCTTGCTGGCGGACTTCGATGCCTTGCTGTGCCTGCGCCGGCAAGGCCTCAACCTGCCGCATTTCATCTACGCCGCCCATCAGTTGCAGACCCTGCTCACCTCCCTGGCGGTGCTCCCGGTGCGGGGCTTTCTCAAGTCCGGACGAGTGCTGGATGTGGATGCGGTACAGGCGGTGATGCGCGCCCATCTCCATGACAGCCTGAACCTCGACCAGTTGGCGGCGCAGTTCAAGCTGTCGC
This genomic window from Pseudomonas furukawaii contains:
- a CDS encoding enoyl-CoA hydratase; this encodes MSTAVEPYQPGIFDLTHKLTVEKHGHTALITINHPPANTWDRESLIGLKQLIEHLNHDDGIYALVVTGQGQKFFSAGADLNLFADGDKARAREMARRFGEAFEALRDFRGVSIAAINGYAMGGGLECALACDIRIAERQAQMGLPEATVGLLPCAGGTQALPWLVGEGWAKRMILCGERVDAETALRIGLVEQVVDSGEARGTALLLAAKVARQSPVAVRTIKPLIQGARERGPNGWLPEERERFVDLFDAEDTREGVNAFLEKRDPHWRNK
- a CDS encoding isobutyryl-CoA dehydrogenase is translated as MDFNLTEEQRLLVESARAFAQHELAPHAADWDREHHFPLDVIRRAAEQGYLGLYIAEEDGGLGLSRLSASLIFEQLAAGCVATTAYLTIHNMAAWMLASFGDPALKAQWLPSLISGERLASYCLTEPDAGSDAAHLRTRARRDGDHYVLDGSKCFISGAGSTQVLVVMARTGDDGAKGISCFLVPADAEGIRYGRNEDKMGWRAQPTRTITFEAVRIPAGNRIGPEGQGFVYAMKGLDGGRLNIASCSLGAAQAALEQSLRYVEERKQFGKALAQFQALQFKLADMLTALTASRQMVRLAAHHLDQGHAEASLHCAMAKRFATDQCFELCNEALQLHGGYGYLNDYPLERWVRDTRVHQILEGTNEIMRVIVARRLLEQGGSLDRLS
- a CDS encoding CoA-acylating methylmalonate-semialdehyde dehydrogenase; the protein is MPRTIPQLIDGQWRESRARELIEVTDPATQDVLALAPKATAEEIEAAVASAQSAFASWREVPVPERARLMLRYQQLLKEHHDELAELLARETGKTFADAKGDVWRGIEVVEHAANVASLMMGETAENIARDIDIASWVQPLGVCVGITPFNFPAMIPLWMFPLAIACGNTFVLKPSEQDPLTPNRLAELFLEAGAPGGVLQVLHGGREQVDALLTHPDVRAISFVGSVPVGQHIYRTGTAHLKRVQAFAGAKNHMVVLPDAHKEQVLSNLVGASCGAAGQRCMAISVAVFVGESRAWIPELAEQMATLRPGHWKDAQAAFGPLISQQARQRVLRLIAEGKAEGAECLLDGSRCEVEGFPQGNWLGPTLFRGVTTRMGLYREEIFGPVLICLEVDTLDEAIALVNANPYGNGTSLFTRSGGAARHFQHAVEVGQVGINVPIPVPLPFFSFTGWKGSFYGDLHAYGKQAVRFYTETKTVTSRWFDDAPVTGPNMTIHLK
- a CDS encoding AraC family transcriptional regulator: MNRFVETSNWPLPANGVRFTTPPRLRRLLARHPLTSACYPLALGYYPEARGHRMERQAPEDYLLIYCRAGQGWLDSEDGRFEVAGGDLLLLPRGQAHAYGADPQRPWSIYWVHFEGELVADYLRPLGSAPLRRIGAQPRLLADFDALLCLRRQGLNLPHFIYAAHQLQTLLTSLAVLPVRGFLKSGRVLDVDAVQAVMRAHLHDSLNLDQLAAQFKLSRFHFAKTYRALTGHAPIQDFIQLKMAHACRLLDEGDLGVKQIAEQLGYEDVYYFSRLFRKVVGMAPSHYRALHQG